The following proteins come from a genomic window of Pyxidicoccus sp. MSG2:
- a CDS encoding SAF domain-containing protein translates to MLSGGVVGFLVSALVIGVGGYAWVKKKERDVRRGWNLVPAVVAAVDMSEGTVVGFEQISQRPVPEQFITSSVVKPDSANYIVNQRILVPVQAGDLMLWSQFETTKRELYLVAARDIEVGAKLKEEDMEPKGMDPELLTPSYVKNAERPQLTGRPVIAAFRKGDPILWTHFRNEPPPVSGASAP, encoded by the coding sequence ATGCTCTCCGGTGGCGTGGTCGGCTTCCTCGTCAGCGCGCTCGTGATTGGCGTGGGTGGCTACGCATGGGTGAAGAAGAAGGAGCGCGACGTCCGGAGGGGCTGGAACCTGGTTCCCGCGGTCGTCGCGGCCGTGGACATGTCCGAGGGCACCGTCGTCGGGTTCGAACAAATCTCGCAGCGCCCGGTACCTGAGCAGTTCATCACCAGTTCGGTGGTCAAACCAGACAGCGCCAACTACATCGTGAACCAGCGCATCCTCGTGCCCGTGCAGGCGGGCGACCTGATGCTGTGGTCCCAGTTCGAAACGACGAAGCGGGAGCTCTACCTCGTGGCGGCGCGGGACATCGAGGTTGGCGCGAAGCTGAAGGAGGAGGACATGGAGCCCAAGGGGATGGACCCGGAGCTCCTGACGCCGTCCTACGTGAAGAATGCCGAGCGCCCGCAGCTCACGGGCCGGCCCGTCATTGCCGCCTTCCGCAAGGGCGACCCCATTCTCTGGACCCACTTCCGGAACGAGCCGCCGCCCGTCAGTGGCGCCTCGGCTCCCTAG
- a CDS encoding class I adenylate-forming enzyme family protein, whose translation MHFSAALSPPLRQRLLRAFPSSRVYTNYGQTELSPRVLCLRSDHPAFLSNATGYPVGKLAVKLTAEGELCVRGDQLMLGYLGAPEATREKVEDGWLRTGDLAELRPDGLVTLLGRNDDLLKVGGERLSPFEIEAALRELPGVEDAAVWGREDPLYGTTLTAFLQLRSGVPCPPKRDLRQALRERLSTHKVPTDYYRVEQLPRNTNGKLQRARLEESLHPELRIG comes from the coding sequence GTGCACTTCAGCGCGGCGCTGAGCCCACCGCTCCGCCAGCGGTTGCTGCGGGCCTTTCCCTCCAGCCGCGTCTACACCAACTATGGCCAGACGGAGCTGTCACCCCGGGTGCTGTGCCTGCGCAGTGACCACCCCGCGTTCTTGAGCAACGCCACCGGCTACCCCGTGGGCAAGCTCGCCGTGAAGCTCACCGCCGAGGGAGAGCTCTGCGTGCGCGGGGACCAGTTGATGCTGGGCTACCTCGGCGCTCCCGAAGCGACGCGCGAGAAGGTGGAGGACGGCTGGCTGCGCACCGGAGACCTGGCGGAGCTGAGGCCGGACGGGCTGGTGACGCTGCTGGGCCGCAATGACGACCTGCTCAAGGTCGGCGGTGAGCGATTGAGCCCGTTCGAGATTGAAGCGGCCCTGCGCGAGCTGCCCGGTGTGGAGGACGCCGCGGTGTGGGGACGGGAGGACCCGCTCTACGGCACCACACTCACGGCCTTCCTCCAGCTCCGGTCCGGAGTGCCCTGCCCTCCCAAGCGCGACCTGCGGCAGGCGCTGCGAGAGCGCCTGTCCACGCACAAGGTCCCCACCGACTACTACCGGGTGGAGCAACTCCCCCGGAACACGAATGGGAAGCTGCAGCGCGCCCGCCTGGAAGAGTCCCTGCATCCGGAGCTGCGCATCGGCTGA